One window of Brachybacterium ginsengisoli genomic DNA carries:
- a CDS encoding glutamate-5-semialdehyde dehydrogenase, with the protein MENDVTTAVLAAARSAKDAQPSLARLHRGDKDRLLLAMADALVERADEVVEANARDLAAADAAGIDAGLRDRLALDLERVTAVARQLRDAAALPDPVGEVIRGSVLENGLELREVRVPMGVIGMVYEARPNVTVDAAGLSLKAGSAVVLRGGSAALHSNTAIIGVLRSVLAAHDLPEDLVVGIDEHGREGVDVLMRARGLVDVLIPRGGAGLIRRVVENSLVPVIETGTGKTHVLVDASADLDQAVDIVANAKLQRIGVCNALETLLVHRDIAEEALARVVVPLVEAGVRLHADETSARLLEGTGAEVVPATAEDWDTEYLALELAVAVVEDLDAALAHIRAHSTGHTESILTRDLRSQQRFLAEVDSAVVMANASTRFSDGGEFGFGAEIGISTQKLHARGPMGLREITTSKWLVVGQGHVRP; encoded by the coding sequence TGGAGCGTGCCGACGAGGTCGTCGAGGCCAATGCCCGCGATCTCGCGGCCGCCGACGCCGCCGGCATCGACGCCGGGCTGCGGGACCGGCTCGCCCTGGACCTCGAGCGCGTCACCGCCGTCGCCCGGCAGCTCCGCGATGCGGCCGCCCTGCCCGACCCCGTCGGCGAGGTGATCCGCGGCTCCGTACTGGAGAACGGCCTGGAGCTGCGCGAGGTGCGGGTTCCGATGGGCGTGATCGGCATGGTCTACGAGGCACGTCCGAACGTGACCGTCGACGCCGCGGGCCTCTCGCTCAAGGCCGGCAGCGCCGTGGTGCTCCGCGGCGGATCCGCGGCGCTGCACTCCAACACCGCGATCATCGGCGTGCTGCGATCGGTGCTGGCGGCCCATGACCTGCCCGAGGATCTCGTGGTCGGGATCGACGAGCACGGCCGGGAGGGCGTGGACGTGCTGATGCGCGCCCGCGGCCTGGTGGACGTGCTGATCCCGCGCGGGGGCGCTGGCCTGATCCGCCGGGTGGTCGAGAACTCGCTGGTCCCCGTCATCGAGACGGGCACCGGGAAGACCCACGTGCTGGTCGATGCGAGCGCCGATCTCGACCAGGCCGTGGACATCGTCGCCAACGCCAAGCTGCAGCGCATCGGGGTGTGCAACGCCCTGGAGACCCTGCTGGTCCATCGCGACATCGCCGAGGAGGCGCTGGCGCGGGTCGTCGTGCCGCTCGTGGAGGCCGGGGTGCGCCTGCACGCCGACGAGACCTCCGCGCGGCTGCTGGAGGGGACCGGCGCCGAGGTGGTCCCGGCCACCGCGGAGGACTGGGACACCGAGTACCTCGCCCTCGAGCTGGCGGTCGCGGTGGTCGAGGACCTCGACGCCGCCCTGGCCCACATCCGGGCCCACTCGACCGGACACACCGAGTCGATCCTGACGCGTGACCTGCGCAGCCAGCAGCGGTTCCTCGCCGAGGTCGATTCCGCCGTGGTCATGGCCAACGCCTCGACGCGCTTCTCCGACGGCGGCGAGTTCGGCTTCGGGGCGGAGATCGGGATCTCCACCCAGAAGCTCCACGCCCGCGGCCCCATGGGGCTGCGGGAGATCACCACCAGCAAGTGGCTCGTGGTCGGGCAGGGCCACGTCAGGCCGTGA